A section of the Solitalea canadensis DSM 3403 genome encodes:
- the secE gene encoding preprotein translocase subunit SecE — protein MSKVVEYIKESKNELLNHVTWPTASELFNSAMVVIVASGIMAGIVFAMDEVFGHVLIESFYNLFS, from the coding sequence ATGAGCAAGGTAGTAGAATACATCAAAGAATCTAAAAACGAGTTGTTGAATCATGTTACATGGCCTACAGCTTCAGAATTGTTTAACAGTGCAATGGTGGTTATAGTTGCTTCAGGCATCATGGCAGGAATTGTATTTGCAATGGATGAGGTATTTGGTCACGTATTGATCGAATCGTTTTACAATTTGTTCTCTTAA